One genomic segment of Actinoplanes ianthinogenes includes these proteins:
- a CDS encoding LamG-like jellyroll fold domain-containing protein has translation MATAAALTMAVVAGVAAPAAASPPVSALPVKDPTETVTEQASAMHLAWKTRQPVEIVSERTESSETFAQPDGTLRVRQHAAPVRVQRDAGFVPVDPSLVLEDGVVRPEATTLDVRFSAGGDDRMLTVVRDGRSLSMSWPGVLPKPVITGDTATYPEVLPGVDLQLAAQVDSFSEVLVVKNAAAAADPALQRLQFGIETDGVTLRSDADGFLTAVTPEGERVFASDGARMWDKPQAVTSLASIASKRARVAAAAPESGTLPQDPEPRHVEDVPVILENGSLTVVPSQQMLADPATVYPVSIDPGFNGGKEIWTHVSRKNPTKSYWSDSATRDDMRVGQMWHGTSDDDWRTIVQFNVSKLSGTQIVSAAVHVNVRHSADCSPSPLQLWRTNYVSDSSAVTWNSTKDKSWTLLGSVKATANKSACPKGNDEVKYAQTAVKTAFADAAKNGYATITLAFRAADESDEYQWKKLVAGSTYLDINYNHKPAIPDNLTLGPCYAACGNGTAVTSSKQPQLSMRASDPDGGTLRYEFEVYASNKTTQVASSKTTVTGVASGKQQPWTVVTKLADGQYYWRGRACDATICSGDTGWFGFKVDATNPGNPAVTSTDYPPTGWNGGPGTPGKFTFSPGAAGDAVKYYTYSLNGGRETQTAPPANGVLTVTLTPDKDLVNTLRVKAIDTAGNLSGGADYPFKVRPIGDSWYWSLDEGTGTTADSAPENSRPASMAGTGVTWSETGKGSASALTFAGTGELTTSSPVFNTLSPSGFTVAAWVRLPAPPVEQDADGGIGTADTDDEQQPESPLPVGNRIAVSQDGTKTSMFSLGYRTDLDITGDNVKDPAWCFTVAASDTADAATTDACTTNYVEAGTWVHLVGVVNPMTNKIQLYVNGTPAVDGVLVEKSGAATWEAAGKFAIGRGWSGTPDSRWTGEIDEVHVTPRIWSEQEIDVTAGS, from the coding sequence GTGGCGACAGCCGCTGCGCTGACGATGGCGGTCGTGGCCGGCGTCGCCGCTCCGGCGGCAGCGAGCCCGCCAGTGAGTGCCCTGCCCGTGAAGGATCCGACTGAGACGGTGACCGAGCAGGCGAGCGCCATGCATTTGGCGTGGAAGACGCGGCAGCCCGTCGAGATCGTTTCGGAGCGTACCGAGTCGTCGGAGACGTTCGCGCAGCCTGATGGCACCCTGCGGGTGCGGCAGCACGCGGCGCCCGTGCGGGTCCAGCGCGATGCGGGCTTCGTGCCGGTTGATCCGAGCCTGGTGCTGGAAGATGGCGTCGTCAGGCCGGAAGCAACCACTTTGGATGTCCGTTTCTCCGCTGGTGGCGACGACCGGATGCTCACGGTGGTTCGTGATGGCCGGTCACTGTCCATGAGCTGGCCCGGTGTACTTCCGAAGCCGGTGATTACGGGAGACACGGCGACCTATCCTGAGGTGTTGCCCGGGGTTGACTTGCAGCTCGCGGCGCAGGTCGACTCGTTCAGCGAGGTGCTGGTCGTCAAGAATGCGGCTGCCGCCGCCGATCCAGCGTTGCAGCGGCTGCAGTTCGGGATCGAGACCGACGGTGTCACGTTGCGCAGTGACGCTGATGGTTTCTTGACGGCGGTCACGCCAGAGGGCGAGCGAGTTTTCGCGTCCGATGGCGCGCGTATGTGGGACAAGCCGCAGGCTGTGACGTCGCTTGCGTCGATTGCGTCGAAGCGGGCTCGGGTGGCCGCCGCAGCTCCGGAATCGGGAACACTGCCACAGGATCCCGAGCCTCGCCATGTCGAGGACGTGCCGGTGATTCTGGAGAACGGGTCGCTGACGGTGGTTCCGTCGCAGCAGATGCTGGCTGATCCGGCCACGGTGTATCCGGTCTCGATCGATCCCGGCTTCAACGGGGGCAAGGAGATCTGGACGCACGTCTCCCGTAAGAACCCGACCAAGTCGTACTGGAGTGACTCGGCTACCCGGGACGACATGCGGGTCGGTCAGATGTGGCACGGCACGTCGGACGACGACTGGCGCACGATCGTGCAGTTCAACGTCTCCAAGCTCAGCGGCACCCAGATCGTCTCGGCTGCCGTGCATGTCAATGTGCGGCACAGCGCGGACTGTTCGCCGTCACCGTTGCAGCTGTGGCGAACCAACTACGTCAGTGATTCCAGTGCGGTGACGTGGAACAGCACGAAGGACAAGTCCTGGACGCTGCTGGGTTCGGTCAAGGCGACCGCGAACAAGAGTGCGTGCCCGAAGGGCAACGACGAGGTCAAATACGCGCAGACCGCGGTCAAGACCGCGTTCGCGGACGCGGCCAAGAACGGCTACGCCACCATCACTCTCGCGTTCCGGGCCGCGGACGAGTCGGACGAATATCAGTGGAAGAAGCTGGTGGCCGGCTCCACCTACCTGGATATCAACTACAACCACAAGCCTGCGATCCCGGACAACCTCACCCTGGGTCCGTGCTATGCGGCCTGCGGCAACGGCACCGCAGTGACGTCGTCCAAACAGCCGCAGTTGAGCATGAGAGCGTCGGATCCTGACGGCGGAACCCTGCGGTATGAGTTCGAGGTCTACGCAAGCAACAAGACAACACAGGTCGCAAGTTCGAAGACCACGGTTACCGGAGTCGCGAGCGGCAAACAGCAGCCGTGGACGGTCGTCACGAAACTCGCCGACGGGCAGTACTACTGGCGTGGCCGAGCGTGTGACGCCACGATATGCAGCGGGGACACGGGATGGTTCGGCTTCAAAGTTGACGCCACCAATCCGGGTAACCCCGCCGTCACCAGCACGGATTACCCGCCGACTGGATGGAACGGTGGCCCCGGCACACCCGGCAAGTTCACGTTCAGCCCGGGCGCTGCCGGCGACGCGGTGAAGTACTACACCTACTCACTCAACGGTGGTAGAGAGACGCAGACCGCTCCGCCGGCCAACGGCGTCCTGACGGTGACTCTGACCCCGGACAAAGACCTGGTGAACACACTGCGGGTCAAGGCGATCGACACCGCCGGCAACCTGTCCGGTGGCGCCGACTACCCCTTCAAGGTGCGACCCATCGGGGACTCCTGGTACTGGTCACTCGACGAGGGCACCGGAACGACTGCCGACTCTGCTCCGGAGAACAGCCGCCCGGCCAGCATGGCTGGAACCGGGGTGACGTGGTCGGAGACAGGAAAGGGCAGCGCCTCGGCGCTTACGTTCGCGGGCACCGGCGAGCTCACAACCTCCTCGCCGGTGTTCAACACGTTGTCGCCGTCCGGCTTCACGGTCGCCGCCTGGGTTCGGCTGCCAGCACCTCCTGTCGAGCAAGATGCTGACGGCGGAATCGGCACGGCGGATACGGACGACGAGCAACAACCTGAATCGCCGCTGCCGGTCGGTAACCGGATCGCGGTCTCGCAGGACGGCACCAAGACGTCCATGTTCAGCCTTGGGTACCGCACCGATCTCGACATCACCGGCGACAACGTCAAGGACCCGGCGTGGTGCTTCACCGTGGCGGCTAGTGACACCGCCGACGCGGCCACGACCGACGCCTGCACCACCAACTATGTCGAAGCCGGCACCTGGGTGCACCTGGTCGGCGTCGTGAACCCGATGACCAACAAGATCCAGCTGTACGTCAACGGCACTCCCGCCGTGGACGGCGTCCTGGTGGAGAAGAGCGGGGCCGCGACCTGGGAAGCGGCCGGGAAGTTCGCGATCGGCCGCGGCTGGTCCGGCACGCCCGACAGCCGCTGGACCGGCGAGATCGACGAGGTCCACGTGACCCCCCGCATCTGGTCGGAGCAGGAGATCGACGTAACGGCCGGTTCCTGA
- a CDS encoding sensor domain-containing diguanylate cyclase: protein MRPLTRRTSAGDPILVGLAALAAVVTLWYLLVPAGVAAQVITYRTLQPLLNIGLTVMSVRAARMPMLPRAARRFWYALGLGGAVLALGNASQAALTWWHPTVAAVGMNPFQSVCQVVGTTIPLIVMLSYPLGLETARKRVSFWFDTITVLIATAMVAWYLSAGAALDGRQIVDSLLNCGISVVTVFAVVKLMISGSRPFTRAAAICGVATVGTAGLLEAVSQPLLHGAHLGALLAANLLPAYLSTAIPRLQQLRLRADPKALAVRQRPYSRLPYLAVAVTDAVLAVALLHHGLDAQTWILLGGVPLITAVVVMRQLMAFADNDRLLRQVSRQEERFRALVRHASEITYIVDGSGTVSYASPATVRVLGIEPDEAVGRTWGWNAHPEDLDALRATVAELLANPGMSVTFEMRVRHADGGWRWLETVSTNLIDDPSVAGLVCNARDVSAARQLQEELRRQASHDPLTGLGNRALFTERLAALSRQQTAVILIDLDDFKPVNDTLGHHVGDALLIAAGQRLRSAVRPGDTVVRLGGDEFAVLLPGADGEFGTAVAARIGQAFAEPVLFDGLRLSIKASFGVVDGELDPGGELLRRADEAMYAVKRAGKPAAANR, encoded by the coding sequence GTGAGGCCTCTGACTCGTCGCACGTCGGCCGGGGACCCGATTCTGGTCGGGCTGGCGGCGCTGGCCGCAGTCGTCACGCTGTGGTACCTGCTGGTTCCGGCCGGAGTCGCGGCTCAGGTGATCACGTACCGGACCCTGCAACCGCTGTTGAACATCGGGCTCACGGTGATGTCCGTGCGCGCCGCCCGGATGCCCATGCTGCCCCGGGCGGCCCGCCGGTTCTGGTACGCCCTGGGTCTCGGCGGGGCCGTGCTCGCTCTCGGCAACGCCTCGCAGGCGGCGCTGACCTGGTGGCATCCGACGGTGGCCGCGGTCGGCATGAACCCCTTCCAGAGCGTGTGCCAGGTGGTCGGCACCACGATTCCGCTGATCGTCATGCTGAGCTATCCGCTGGGCCTGGAGACAGCGCGCAAGCGTGTCTCGTTCTGGTTCGACACGATCACCGTGCTGATCGCCACCGCCATGGTCGCCTGGTACCTGTCGGCCGGGGCCGCCCTGGACGGCCGCCAGATCGTCGACTCGCTGCTCAACTGCGGCATCTCGGTCGTGACCGTGTTCGCCGTGGTCAAGCTGATGATCAGCGGCTCCCGTCCGTTCACCCGCGCGGCAGCGATCTGCGGCGTCGCCACCGTCGGTACCGCCGGGCTGCTGGAGGCCGTCAGCCAGCCACTGCTGCACGGCGCGCACCTGGGGGCGCTGCTGGCCGCGAACCTTCTCCCGGCATACCTGAGCACGGCCATACCGCGCCTGCAGCAGCTGCGGTTGCGGGCGGACCCGAAGGCGCTGGCCGTCCGCCAGCGCCCGTACAGCCGGCTCCCGTATCTCGCCGTGGCGGTGACCGACGCGGTGCTGGCGGTCGCGCTGCTGCACCACGGTCTGGACGCGCAGACCTGGATCCTGCTGGGTGGCGTGCCGCTCATCACCGCCGTGGTGGTGATGCGCCAGCTGATGGCGTTCGCCGACAACGACCGTCTGCTCCGGCAGGTCAGTCGCCAGGAGGAACGATTCCGCGCGCTGGTCCGGCATGCCTCCGAGATCACCTACATCGTCGACGGTTCCGGAACCGTCTCCTACGCCAGCCCGGCGACCGTCCGCGTCCTCGGCATCGAACCGGACGAGGCCGTCGGACGGACATGGGGCTGGAACGCGCACCCCGAGGATCTCGACGCCCTCCGTGCCACCGTCGCGGAACTGCTCGCCAACCCGGGCATGAGCGTCACCTTCGAGATGCGGGTCCGGCACGCCGACGGTGGCTGGCGATGGCTGGAGACGGTCAGCACCAACCTGATCGACGATCCGAGCGTGGCCGGCCTGGTCTGCAACGCCCGCGACGTGAGCGCCGCCCGGCAGCTGCAGGAAGAGCTGCGCCGGCAGGCCTCGCACGACCCGCTGACCGGGCTCGGCAACCGTGCCCTGTTCACCGAGCGGCTCGCCGCGCTCAGCCGGCAGCAGACCGCGGTCATCCTCATCGACCTGGACGACTTCAAGCCGGTCAACGACACACTCGGCCATCACGTCGGCGACGCTCTGCTGATCGCCGCCGGACAGCGGCTGCGGTCGGCGGTGCGACCGGGGGACACGGTGGTGCGCCTCGGCGGCGACGAGTTCGCCGTCCTGCTCCCCGGCGCCGACGGCGAGTTCGGCACGGCGGTCGCCGCCCGGATCGGACAGGCATTCGCCGAGCCGGTGCTGTTCGATGGCCTGCGGCTGAGCATCAAGGCCAGCTTCGGTGTCGTCGACGGCGAACTGGACCCCGGGGGCGAGCTGCTCCGCCGGGCCGACGAGGCGATGTACGCGGTCAAGCGGGCCGGCAAGCCGGCCGCGGCGAACCGCTGA
- a CDS encoding darcynin family protein, producing MTLLRHRVLLHPCHRRLGLKARDHQSYQLLIEALRETPFWDRYFTIVDLLVGVENGYARNYDLDAAATVNV from the coding sequence ATCACGCTTCTACGACACAGAGTTCTACTCCACCCGTGTCACCGACGTCTGGGTCTGAAGGCCCGCGACCACCAGTCCTACCAGCTGCTGATCGAGGCGCTGCGCGAGACGCCGTTCTGGGACCGCTATTTCACGATCGTCGACCTGCTCGTCGGCGTCGAGAACGGCTACGCCCGCAACTACGACCTCGACGCTGCCGCCACCGTCAACGTGTGA
- a CDS encoding darcynin family protein: MTAEEAEPTVTAFMLVKTTPEWLALTVEERVEAFTTQVLPVIQSKAKDVTSRFYDTEFYSTRVTDVWV; encoded by the coding sequence ATGACCGCCGAAGAAGCCGAACCGACCGTCACCGCGTTCATGCTCGTCAAGACCACGCCGGAATGGCTCGCCCTGACCGTTGAAGAACGTGTGGAAGCCTTCACCACACAGGTCCTTCCGGTGATCCAGAGCAAGGCCAAAGACGTCACATCACGCTTCTACGACACAGAGTTCTACTCCACCCGTGTCACCGACGTCTGGGTCTGA
- a CDS encoding SDR family oxidoreductase produces MNVFVTGATGWIGSATVDELLANGYQVTGLARSDDSAKTLEAKGATALRGDLDDLDSLRRSVAAADAVVHLANKHDFGPESDRAERAAVEAMAEALVGSDKPFVVANGLSGVAEGRPALESDVSPVDSRGDSENVALSYVERGVRTIIARFAPSVHGVGDWGFVTFLADGARRRGASGYIDDGSTAWSAVHRSDAARAIRLGIEKAPAGTRMHVVAEESISTRKIAEALGEALGLPTVAVARENAAEHFGLMAHFLGLGMAASSARTRELLGWTPTGPTLLDDIAAGAYGSAS; encoded by the coding sequence ATGAACGTCTTCGTCACCGGGGCGACCGGTTGGATCGGCTCCGCCACCGTCGACGAATTGCTCGCGAACGGTTACCAGGTCACCGGCCTGGCCCGCTCCGACGACTCGGCCAAGACGCTGGAGGCCAAGGGCGCCACCGCTCTGCGCGGCGACCTCGACGACCTCGACTCACTGCGCCGCAGCGTCGCCGCGGCCGACGCTGTCGTCCACCTCGCCAACAAGCACGACTTCGGCCCGGAGAGCGATCGGGCCGAACGCGCCGCCGTCGAGGCCATGGCCGAGGCACTGGTCGGCAGTGACAAGCCCTTCGTCGTCGCCAACGGTCTCTCCGGCGTCGCCGAGGGCCGGCCGGCCCTGGAATCCGACGTCAGCCCGGTCGACTCACGCGGTGACAGCGAGAACGTGGCGTTGAGCTACGTCGAGCGAGGCGTACGCACGATCATCGCGCGATTCGCCCCGAGCGTGCACGGCGTCGGCGACTGGGGCTTCGTCACCTTCCTCGCCGACGGGGCCCGCCGACGCGGCGCGTCGGGCTACATCGACGACGGCTCCACCGCATGGTCGGCCGTGCACCGCTCGGACGCCGCGCGGGCGATCCGGCTCGGCATCGAGAAGGCCCCGGCCGGTACCCGGATGCACGTCGTGGCCGAGGAGTCCATCTCGACCCGCAAGATCGCCGAGGCCCTCGGCGAGGCACTTGGGCTGCCCACGGTCGCGGTCGCCCGCGAGAACGCCGCCGAGCACTTCGGTCTCATGGCCCATTTTCTCGGCCTCGGCATGGCCGCTTCCAGCGCCCGCACCCGTGAACTGCTCGGCTGGACCCCGACCGGCCCCACCCTGCTCGACGACATCGCGGCCGGCGCCTACGGCAGCGCGTCCTGA
- a CDS encoding TetR/AcrR family transcriptional regulator: protein MIEPKSRGGRPRSEQAREAVLHAVDDLLLEVGYAALTMKGIAERAGVGRQTVYRWWSTKAEIIFEASVADAEEELTVPPARTPLAGISAYLEALVRFLTHSPAGIAYRTLLAAAQHDPAVAQLIASRDVLGASAQAVLDRTIPGLAAPDQVAARLIGPAFYWIMSGRDSTELDIRELAESFLQSVQVRA, encoded by the coding sequence ATGATCGAACCGAAGAGCCGAGGCGGCCGGCCCCGCAGCGAACAGGCGCGTGAAGCCGTCCTGCATGCGGTCGACGACCTGTTGCTCGAAGTCGGTTATGCCGCTCTGACGATGAAGGGCATCGCTGAGCGCGCGGGCGTCGGCCGGCAGACGGTCTACCGCTGGTGGTCAACCAAGGCGGAGATCATTTTCGAGGCCAGCGTCGCCGACGCCGAGGAGGAACTCACGGTGCCGCCCGCCCGCACCCCGCTGGCCGGCATCAGCGCCTACCTCGAGGCGTTGGTCCGCTTCCTGACGCACTCACCGGCTGGGATCGCGTACCGGACGCTGCTCGCCGCCGCTCAGCACGATCCGGCGGTCGCGCAGCTGATCGCGTCGCGCGACGTCCTCGGCGCGAGCGCGCAAGCCGTCCTCGACCGGACCATTCCCGGCCTGGCCGCCCCCGATCAGGTGGCCGCACGCCTGATCGGGCCGGCGTTCTACTGGATCATGAGCGGACGGGACTCGACCGAACTCGATATCCGGGAGCTGGCGGAAAGCTTCCTGCAAAGCGTTCAAGTGCGCGCCTGA